Within Saccharomonospora cyanea NA-134, the genomic segment GCTCGGAACGGGTTCTGGGAGAACGCTCCGGAGGCCGCTGCCGAACCCGTCGGCTCCGTCGTGCCCGGCCCGCCCCACGCGGATCGTCGCGGTCGGAGCCCACCGCCGTCACCGCGATAGCTCGCCGACCGCCGCCGCGAACGCCTCGCCGCGCTCGGCGTAGTCGCGGAACATGTCCAGCGACGCCGCAGCGGGCGCGAGAAGCACCGAGTCACCCGGGCGCGCCAGCGTGCGCGCCGCCTTCACCGCCGCAGTCATGGGTTCATCGTCACCCGAACCGACACGCCTGACGAGGACATCCGGTGCGTGTCGCGCCAGAGCCTCGGCGAAGCTGTCGGCGTCGGCACCGAGCAGCACCACACCTCGCAGCCGCCCGGCCACGGACGCGACCAGCTCGTCCACGGACGCGCCCTTGAGGAGCCCGCCCGCGATCCACACCACGCTGCGATGGGCCAGCAACGACCCGGCGGCGGCGTGTGGGTTGGTGGCCTTCGAGTCGTCGATGTAGCGGACCCCGTCGAGTTCGGCGATCTCCACGGCGCGGTGCTCGCCGGGACGGAAGTTCCGCAGCCCTTCGACCACCGCGTCCGGGCTCACCCCGATCGAACGCACCAGGGAGGCCGCAGCCAGCGCGTTCGCCACGTTGTGGGGACCGCCGGGTCGGACGTCGGCCAGGGTGCCCAGCTCGTCGGCCGTGCGCACCGGGTCGGCCACGAAAGCGCGGTCGACGAGCAGGTCCTCCACCACGCCGAGTTCACCAGGACGTGGGGTGTCCAGGGTGAACCCGACGCGGCGCGCGTCGCGGGAGGCGTGCTCGTCGGCCAACGTCCTCGACCAGCGGTCGTTCAGGTTCGCCACCACAGTGGCCGAACCACGGTGGATGGTGCCCTTGGCCTCGGCGTACTCGGTGAAGCCGCCGTGCCAGTCGAGATGGTCCTCGGCGACGTTGAGGACCACGGAAGCGGTGGGCGCCAGCGTGCTCGACCAGTGCAGCTGGAAGCTCGACAGCTCCACGGCCAACGTCGAGTGGCCTGCGAGCACGGCGTCGAGCACCGCGAAACCGACGTTGCCGCACGCCACGGCATCGATCCCGGCGGCACGCAGCATCGACTCGACCATGCCCACCGTCGTGGTCTTGCCGTTGGTCCCGGTCACCGCGAGCCACGTCGGCGGGTTCGGTCGCTGTCGCGCGATCCGCCACGCGAGTTCCACGTCACCGATCACCTCGATACCCGATGCGGCCGCCGAGGTCAGCAGCGGTGCCGTGGGTCGCCAGCCGGGGCTGGTGACCACGAGCCGCGTGCCCTCCGGCGGCGCATCGAGTCCGGGAACGAGTCGGACGTCGAGGTCGTCGAGACGCGCGAGCCGTTCGGCGTCGGCGTCGGTGACGGTGACCCGCGCTCCCAGCTCGGAGAGCGCGGCGGCCACC encodes:
- the murD gene encoding UDP-N-acetylmuramoyl-L-alanine--D-glutamate ligase; the encoded protein is MKHDLAEVSVCVAGAGVTGRSVAAALSELGARVTVTDADAERLARLDDLDVRLVPGLDAPPEGTRLVVTSPGWRPTAPLLTSAAASGIEVIGDVELAWRIARQRPNPPTWLAVTGTNGKTTTVGMVESMLRAAGIDAVACGNVGFAVLDAVLAGHSTLAVELSSFQLHWSSTLAPTASVVLNVAEDHLDWHGGFTEYAEAKGTIHRGSATVVANLNDRWSRTLADEHASRDARRVGFTLDTPRPGELGVVEDLLVDRAFVADPVRTADELGTLADVRPGGPHNVANALAAASLVRSIGVSPDAVVEGLRNFRPGEHRAVEIAELDGVRYIDDSKATNPHAAAGSLLAHRSVVWIAGGLLKGASVDELVASVAGRLRGVVLLGADADSFAEALARHAPDVLVRRVGSGDDEPMTAAVKAARTLARPGDSVLLAPAAASLDMFRDYAERGEAFAAAVGELSR